In Stenotrophomonas sp. ASS1, the following proteins share a genomic window:
- a CDS encoding aminotransferase class V-fold PLP-dependent enzyme, with translation MSDPQWQLETLAVHGGYRPDPTTRAVAVPIYQTVAYAFDDTQHGADLFDLKVPGNIYTRIMNPTTDVLEQRLAALEGGIGALALASGQAAITYAIQTIAEAGDNIVASSALYGGSLNLLAHTLPQYGIQARFADPADPSAFAALIDERTKAVFVESIGNPRGNVTDIAAIAEVAHAAGVPLIVDNTVATPFLLRPFEHGADIVVHSLTKYLGGHGNSLGGAIVDSGRFDWAAQPQRFARLNQPDPSYHGVVYTEALGPAAYIGRARVVPLRNTGAALSPFNAFLILQGIETLALRMERINANALAVAQFLKSHAKVAWVRYAGLADDPEHAAAQRYLGGHGSGVLTFGLPGGREAGARFLDALKLFTRLVNLGDAKSLATHPASTTHRQLDAAELAKAGVSEDTVRLSIGIEHIGDLRADLEQALAGA, from the coding sequence ATGAGCGACCCGCAGTGGCAACTGGAAACCCTGGCCGTGCATGGCGGCTACCGTCCCGATCCGACCACCCGCGCGGTGGCGGTGCCGATCTACCAGACGGTGGCGTATGCCTTCGATGACACCCAGCACGGCGCCGATCTGTTCGACCTGAAGGTGCCCGGCAACATCTACACGCGCATCATGAACCCCACTACCGACGTGCTGGAGCAGCGCCTGGCCGCACTGGAGGGTGGCATCGGCGCGCTGGCACTGGCCTCGGGGCAGGCGGCGATCACCTATGCCATCCAGACCATCGCCGAGGCCGGTGACAACATCGTTGCCTCCAGTGCGCTGTATGGCGGCAGCCTCAACCTGCTGGCGCACACGCTGCCGCAGTACGGCATCCAGGCTCGCTTCGCCGACCCGGCCGATCCGTCCGCCTTCGCCGCGCTGATCGATGAACGCACCAAGGCGGTGTTCGTCGAATCGATCGGTAACCCGCGTGGCAACGTCACCGACATCGCGGCGATTGCCGAGGTCGCGCATGCCGCCGGCGTGCCGCTGATTGTCGACAACACCGTGGCCACGCCGTTCCTGCTGCGCCCGTTCGAGCACGGCGCCGACATCGTGGTGCATTCGCTGACCAAGTACCTCGGCGGCCACGGCAACAGCCTCGGCGGCGCGATCGTCGATTCCGGCCGCTTCGACTGGGCTGCACAACCCCAGCGCTTCGCACGGCTCAACCAGCCCGACCCCAGCTATCACGGCGTGGTCTATACCGAAGCGCTGGGGCCGGCGGCCTACATCGGCCGCGCGCGGGTGGTGCCGCTGCGCAATACCGGCGCGGCACTGTCGCCGTTCAATGCGTTCCTGATCCTGCAGGGCATTGAAACCCTGGCGCTGCGCATGGAGCGCATCAACGCCAACGCGCTGGCTGTCGCGCAGTTTCTGAAGTCACACGCAAAGGTGGCCTGGGTGCGCTACGCCGGGCTGGCCGACGACCCCGAGCATGCCGCCGCGCAACGTTACCTGGGTGGGCACGGCTCGGGCGTACTGACCTTCGGCCTGCCGGGCGGCCGTGAAGCCGGCGCACGTTTCCTCGATGCACTGAAGCTGTTCACCCGCCTGGTCAACCTGGGCGACGCGAAGTCACTGGCCACCCATCCCGCCTCGACTACCCATCGCCAGCTGGACGCCGCCGAACTGGCCAAGGCCGGTGTCAGCGAAGACACCGTGCGGCTGTCGATCGGCATCGAGCATATCGGCGACCTGCGTGCCGACCTGGAGCAGGCCCTGGCTGGCGCCTGA
- the ybaL gene encoding YbaL family putative K(+) efflux transporter: MHHDTDLINIVAVGLGLAFIFGALANKLRLSPLVGYLVAGICVGPFTPGFVADQALANQLAELGVMLLMFGVGLHFSLKDLMAVKAIAIPGAIGQIAVATLLGWGVASLMGWPALHGVIFGFSLATASTVVLLRAMEERRLLETMRGKIAVGWLIVEDLACVLALVMMPVMAGVFGPDAAKESHSLGSVLADIGWTFVQLGLFVAVMLVVGRRVIPWILERIAGTGSRELFTLSVLAIALGVAFGSAMLFGVSFALGAFFAGMLLNESELSHKAAHDSLPLRDAFAVLFFVSVGMLFDPNILVQHPWQVLATVLIIMFGKSAAAFFIVRAFGHPTSTALTISASLAQIGEFAFIIAGLGVALQILPKEGQSLVLAGALVSIMLNPLVFGLLDRWQAKQEQSPQAAEPEEATGPSRDLHDHAIVIGYGRVGSELAQVLRDRGVPVLVIDDNKEHVEQAHAKGLAAIRGSAAADRVLAEAHPERAKIAVLAIPQPLEAGEALAKLRAINPDLTLLARAHSDAEVKHLLEHGADGTVMAERELAYSLAEMVMATPPYRGLGQHSIPVV, from the coding sequence ATGCACCATGACACCGACCTGATCAACATCGTTGCCGTTGGCCTCGGGCTCGCCTTCATCTTCGGCGCGCTGGCCAACAAGCTCCGCTTGTCTCCCCTGGTCGGTTACCTGGTTGCTGGCATCTGCGTAGGCCCGTTCACCCCCGGCTTCGTCGCCGACCAGGCGCTGGCCAACCAGCTGGCCGAGCTGGGCGTGATGCTGCTGATGTTCGGCGTCGGCCTGCACTTCTCGCTGAAGGACCTGATGGCGGTCAAGGCCATCGCCATCCCCGGTGCCATCGGCCAGATCGCGGTCGCTACCCTGCTCGGCTGGGGCGTGGCCTCGCTGATGGGCTGGCCAGCCCTGCATGGCGTCATCTTCGGTTTCTCGCTGGCCACCGCCAGTACCGTGGTGCTGTTGCGGGCGATGGAGGAGCGCCGCCTGCTGGAAACCATGCGCGGCAAGATCGCGGTCGGCTGGCTGATCGTGGAAGACCTGGCCTGTGTGCTGGCGCTGGTGATGATGCCGGTGATGGCCGGTGTGTTCGGCCCCGATGCGGCCAAGGAATCGCACTCGCTGGGCAGCGTGCTGGCCGACATCGGCTGGACCTTCGTGCAGCTGGGCCTGTTCGTGGCGGTGATGCTGGTGGTCGGGCGCCGGGTCATCCCGTGGATCCTCGAACGTATCGCCGGCACCGGTTCGCGCGAACTGTTCACCCTGTCGGTGCTGGCGATCGCGCTGGGCGTGGCGTTCGGCTCGGCGATGCTGTTCGGCGTCTCGTTCGCGCTGGGCGCGTTCTTCGCCGGCATGCTGCTCAACGAATCGGAGCTGAGCCACAAGGCCGCGCATGATTCGCTGCCGCTGCGCGATGCGTTCGCGGTGCTGTTCTTTGTTTCGGTCGGCATGCTGTTCGACCCCAACATCCTCGTCCAGCACCCGTGGCAGGTGCTGGCCACGGTGCTGATCATCATGTTCGGCAAGTCGGCCGCCGCATTCTTCATCGTGCGCGCGTTCGGCCACCCGACCAGCACTGCGCTGACCATCTCGGCCAGCCTGGCGCAGATCGGCGAATTCGCCTTCATCATCGCCGGCCTCGGCGTCGCGCTGCAGATCCTGCCGAAGGAAGGCCAGTCGCTGGTGCTGGCCGGTGCGCTGGTGTCGATCATGCTCAACCCGCTGGTGTTCGGGCTGCTTGACCGTTGGCAGGCCAAGCAGGAGCAGTCGCCCCAGGCCGCCGAGCCGGAAGAGGCCACCGGTCCCTCGCGTGACCTGCATGACCATGCCATCGTCATTGGTTACGGCCGGGTCGGCAGCGAGCTGGCGCAGGTGCTGCGCGATCGTGGCGTGCCGGTGCTGGTGATCGATGACAACAAGGAGCACGTCGAACAGGCGCACGCCAAGGGCCTGGCGGCGATCCGTGGTAGTGCTGCTGCCGACCGCGTGCTGGCCGAAGCGCATCCGGAACGCGCGAAGATTGCGGTGCTGGCGATTCCTCAGCCGCTGGAAGCCGGTGAGGCGCTGGCCAAGCTGCGTGCGATCAATCCGGATCTGACCCTGCTGGCGCGAGCACACAGCGATGCGGAGGTGAAGCATCTGCTGGAACACGGTGCCGATGGCACGGTGATGGCAGAGCGCGAGCTGGCCTATTCGCTGGCCGAGATGGTGATGGCCACGCCGCCGTATCGCGGGCTGGGACAGCACAGTATTCCGGTGGTGTGA
- the ampR gene encoding LysR family transcriptional regulator AmpR has protein sequence MLHPTLPLNALRAFEAAARHQNFTRAALELCVSQAALSHQIRGLEDRLGIRLFHRLPRGVALTEEGAALYPVLNESFERISASIARYTGGPAREVLTLGVVGTFATGWLLPRLAAFEAAHPDIELRLQTHNNRIDLAGEGLDLAIRFGDGDWQGQACTAILDAPFAPLCAPALARRLKQPRDLGTLPLLRSYRSDEWPRWLQAAGVSGVEARGPVFDSSLTVAMAAVGGAGVALLPLRMFEQELAEGRLLQPFSTTLELGRYWLTRLRSRAEREPARRFREWLQAQGT, from the coding sequence ATGCTGCACCCTACCCTGCCGCTGAACGCCCTGCGTGCCTTCGAGGCGGCCGCACGCCACCAGAACTTCACCCGTGCCGCGCTGGAGCTGTGCGTCAGCCAGGCCGCGCTGAGCCACCAGATCCGCGGGCTGGAGGACCGGCTCGGCATCCGCCTGTTCCATCGCCTACCGCGCGGCGTGGCGCTCACCGAGGAGGGCGCGGCGCTGTATCCGGTGCTCAACGAATCATTCGAGCGTATCTCGGCCAGCATCGCGCGCTACACCGGTGGCCCGGCCCGTGAAGTACTGACGCTGGGCGTGGTCGGCACCTTCGCCACCGGTTGGCTGCTGCCACGGCTGGCTGCGTTCGAGGCCGCGCACCCGGACATCGAGCTGCGACTGCAGACCCACAACAATCGCATCGATCTGGCCGGCGAGGGCCTGGACCTGGCGATCCGCTTCGGTGATGGCGACTGGCAGGGCCAGGCCTGCACAGCGATCCTCGACGCGCCGTTTGCACCACTGTGCGCACCAGCATTGGCGCGGCGGCTCAAACAGCCACGCGACCTGGGCACCCTGCCCCTGCTGCGCTCCTACCGCAGCGACGAATGGCCGCGCTGGCTGCAGGCGGCAGGAGTGAGTGGCGTGGAAGCCCGCGGGCCGGTGTTTGATTCGTCGTTGACGGTGGCGATGGCCGCGGTGGGTGGTGCCGGCGTGGCGCTGCTGCCGCTGCGCATGTTCGAGCAGGAACTGGCCGAGGGTCGCCTGCTGCAGCCATTCAGCACCACGCTGGAGCTGGGGCGCTACTGGCTCACGCGACTGCGCTCGCGTGCCGAGCGTGAGCCGGCCAGGCGCTTCCGCGAATGGCTGCAGGCACAGGGCACATAA
- a CDS encoding response regulator transcription factor — protein sequence MQSSPWTPAASGSPTPVLLVEDDRRLAELVSDYLHEHGFAVQHVARGDLAGAACRQHAPELVVLDLMLPGLGGIDVCRQIRSFSDVPILMLTACEDDIEQVLGLESGADDYVHKPIEPRLLLARLRALLRRRHGSSNTGSPCRLMHGELLIDRMQREVHLHGQPVDMGTTEFEILWLLASQPGQILSRDQILQAVRGIGFDGLDRSVDVSIGKLRRKLGDDAREPRRIKTVWGRGYQFNPSSWSA from the coding sequence ATGCAGTCATCCCCCTGGACACCCGCCGCCAGCGGCTCGCCGACCCCGGTCCTGCTGGTGGAGGACGACCGCCGCCTGGCAGAGCTGGTCAGCGACTATCTCCACGAACACGGCTTCGCCGTGCAGCATGTGGCCCGTGGCGACCTCGCCGGTGCAGCCTGCCGCCAGCACGCGCCGGAACTGGTGGTGCTGGACCTGATGCTGCCCGGCCTTGGCGGCATCGACGTGTGCCGGCAGATCCGCAGCTTCTCCGATGTGCCGATCCTGATGCTGACGGCCTGCGAGGACGACATCGAACAGGTGCTCGGCCTGGAATCGGGCGCCGACGACTATGTGCACAAGCCGATCGAGCCGCGCCTGCTGCTGGCCCGCCTGCGCGCCCTGCTGCGCCGCCGCCATGGCAGCAGCAACACCGGCAGCCCCTGCCGCCTGATGCACGGCGAGCTGCTGATCGACCGCATGCAGCGCGAGGTGCATCTGCACGGCCAGCCGGTGGACATGGGCACCACCGAATTCGAGATCCTGTGGCTGCTGGCCAGCCAGCCGGGGCAGATTCTCTCGCGTGACCAGATCCTGCAGGCGGTGCGCGGCATCGGCTTCGACGGGCTGGACCGCAGTGTCGATGTCAGCATCGGCAAGCTTCGCCGCAAGCTGGGCGATGACGCGCGCGAACCGCGGCGGATCAAGACGGTGTGGGGCCGCGGCTACCAGTTCAATCCCTCGTCCTGGTCGGCATGA
- a CDS encoding TonB-dependent receptor, producing MTRKTSLIAAAVAVALGGSPFVAAAQQAGTAANTLDTVIVTGTRVADRTVAESQSPIDIITPEALQSTGTSELATALSRALPSLNFPRPALTDGTSGVRPAQLRGLSPDQVLVLVDGKRRHTSAMINVNGSIGRGSSAVDINAIPIAAIERVEVLRDGASAQYGSDAIAGVINIVLKGSGSGGSLAVDYGQYSAGDGNKYQLSGDTGVEFGNGRGRVHVAGQISQQDESNRAGPYRGATPNTGNFPSIGQKTFIVGDPRVDATAASVNASFDFSDRVTGYASALLSNRDITSFAFYRSRNHSGQSALLAQTYPDGFVPEINQYSKDRSLVAGVKGNTDNGWTWDLSLNHGENTLDFHTRNSINYSLGATSPRSFYDGTLKYQQDIFNADLTKSLDWGLAYPVTLSFGGEYRKEKWDQKPGELNSYTGSGAQGFGGFTPTNEVHADRHNYAVYAGLEADLTEKFSAGITGRYEDYSDFGDRFSGKLSARYAFTDKVALRATASSGFRAPSLAQQGYQAVTSQFLNGVFVERGTFPTTSPAAQALGASPLKAETSTSYSLGLVLQPVDRLYITVDAYQIDIDDRIALSSSITTNAATSALLGTLGLPQVTAFSYFTNGLDTRTRGVDFVSSYTVPFSASSLELTAAYSYNDTEVLRVGGTPAVFGTLGLTQSLIGRDEIGRIEDSYPRDKAILSGTWRSDHWELGLAATRYGKFTVRNSATALRDQTYGDAWVVDASASYKPSSNWTLTVGADNLLDKYPDRTEDLQNSTFGMLPYSNYSPFGFNGAYVYGRVKYTW from the coding sequence ATGACCCGCAAGACCAGCCTGATCGCCGCCGCCGTCGCTGTCGCACTCGGTGGCTCTCCGTTCGTTGCCGCTGCCCAGCAGGCCGGCACCGCCGCCAACACCCTGGACACGGTGATCGTCACCGGCACCCGCGTGGCCGACCGCACGGTGGCCGAATCGCAGTCGCCGATCGACATCATCACCCCAGAAGCCCTGCAGTCCACTGGCACCAGCGAGCTGGCCACCGCACTGTCGCGCGCCCTGCCCTCACTGAACTTCCCGCGCCCGGCGCTGACCGATGGCACCAGCGGCGTGCGCCCGGCGCAGCTGCGCGGCCTGTCACCGGACCAGGTGCTGGTGCTGGTCGACGGCAAGCGCCGCCACACCTCGGCGATGATCAACGTCAACGGCAGCATCGGCCGTGGTTCGTCGGCGGTGGACATCAATGCGATCCCGATCGCCGCCATCGAGCGCGTGGAAGTGCTGCGCGACGGTGCGTCGGCGCAGTACGGCTCGGACGCCATCGCCGGCGTCATCAACATCGTGCTCAAGGGCAGCGGCAGTGGCGGCAGCCTGGCGGTGGACTACGGCCAGTACTCGGCCGGTGACGGCAACAAGTACCAGCTCTCCGGCGATACCGGCGTCGAGTTCGGCAACGGCCGTGGCCGCGTGCACGTGGCCGGCCAGATCAGCCAGCAGGACGAAAGCAACCGCGCCGGCCCGTACCGCGGCGCCACCCCGAACACCGGCAACTTCCCGAGCATCGGCCAGAAGACCTTCATCGTCGGCGACCCGCGCGTGGATGCGACTGCGGCTTCGGTCAACGCCAGCTTCGATTTCAGCGACCGCGTGACCGGCTACGCCAGCGCGCTGCTCAGCAACCGCGACATCACCTCGTTCGCGTTCTACCGCTCGCGCAACCACAGCGGGCAGAGCGCGCTGCTGGCGCAGACCTACCCGGACGGCTTCGTGCCGGAGATCAACCAGTACTCCAAGGACCGCTCGCTGGTGGCCGGGGTCAAGGGCAACACCGATAACGGCTGGACCTGGGACCTGAGCCTGAACCACGGCGAGAACACCCTCGACTTCCACACCCGCAACAGCATCAACTACAGCCTCGGCGCAACCAGCCCGCGCTCGTTCTACGACGGCACGCTGAAATACCAGCAGGACATCTTCAATGCCGACCTGACCAAGTCGCTGGACTGGGGCTTGGCCTACCCGGTCACGCTGTCCTTCGGTGGTGAATACCGCAAGGAGAAGTGGGACCAGAAGCCGGGCGAGCTGAACTCGTACACCGGCAGTGGCGCGCAGGGCTTCGGTGGCTTCACCCCGACCAATGAAGTGCATGCCGACCGCCACAACTACGCGGTCTATGCGGGTCTGGAAGCGGACCTGACCGAGAAGTTCTCGGCCGGCATCACCGGCCGCTACGAGGATTACTCGGACTTCGGCGACCGCTTCTCCGGCAAGCTGTCGGCGCGCTACGCGTTCACCGACAAGGTCGCGCTGCGGGCCACCGCGTCCAGCGGCTTCCGTGCACCGTCGCTGGCGCAGCAGGGCTACCAGGCGGTCACCAGCCAGTTCCTCAACGGCGTGTTCGTCGAGCGCGGCACCTTCCCCACCACCAGCCCGGCTGCGCAGGCGCTGGGCGCCTCGCCGCTGAAGGCCGAGACCTCCACCTCCTACAGCCTGGGCCTGGTGCTGCAGCCGGTCGACCGCCTGTACATCACCGTCGACGCCTACCAGATCGACATCGATGACCGCATCGCATTGTCGTCCAGCATCACCACCAACGCCGCCACCAGCGCGCTGCTGGGCACGCTGGGCCTGCCGCAGGTGACCGCGTTCTCGTACTTCACCAACGGCCTGGATACGCGCACCCGCGGTGTCGATTTCGTGTCCAGCTACACGGTGCCCTTCAGCGCCAGCAGCCTGGAACTGACCGCCGCGTACAGCTACAACGACACCGAAGTGCTCCGCGTCGGCGGCACCCCGGCGGTGTTCGGCACGCTGGGCCTGACCCAGTCGCTGATCGGCCGCGATGAGATCGGCCGCATCGAGGACAGCTATCCGCGCGACAAGGCGATCCTGAGCGGCACCTGGCGTTCGGACCACTGGGAACTGGGCCTGGCCGCGACCCGCTACGGCAAATTCACCGTGCGCAACTCGGCCACCGCACTGCGCGACCAGACCTATGGCGACGCCTGGGTGGTGGATGCCTCGGCCAGCTACAAGCCGAGCAGCAACTGGACCCTGACCGTGGGCGCCGACAACCTGCTGGACAAGTACCCGGACCGCACAGAAGACCTGCAGAACTCCACCTTCGGCATGCTGCCGTACAGCAACTACTCGCCGTTCGGCTTCAACGGCGCGTACGTGTACGGCCGGGTCAAGTACACCTGGTAA
- a CDS encoding ATP-binding protein, giving the protein MKRLFLRLWLVVGASFLITLLLINVIFDRIYLPFQQRVFAEQVRGQLYALRQGLDGKDSAAQQDQLAQWQPHYGIALALLPSAPALAAGEQEQLQRNGLISRQKFEIVLAPLDPLHPDGPWLRLHLPGEPSMTLYLTLIAYSVMLALFGLCLYAWVRLLWRDLDALRVHADRIGAGDLQARAQVSPRSQIRVIVDHSNRMAARVAELVQRQRDLTHAISHELRTPIARVAFGLDLMQDSDDHERRTRLAQGLHGDLAELNRLVSELLAYERLEHPGEGEPMQRIEANDWLQACLADARRDAERAGVVLRVQPSALPRVDAEPRLLQLALSNLVGNALRHARSQVEVSLVGVGGRACLRVDDDGPGIAEADHEKVMRPFTRLDDSRSRDTGGFGLGLAIVSRIAARHSGELHISRATLGGARLEMHWPLAAS; this is encoded by the coding sequence ATGAAGCGGCTGTTTCTGCGCCTGTGGCTGGTGGTCGGCGCGAGCTTCCTGATCACCCTGCTGCTGATCAACGTGATCTTCGATCGCATCTACCTGCCGTTCCAGCAGCGTGTGTTCGCAGAGCAGGTGCGCGGCCAGTTGTATGCATTGCGGCAGGGGTTGGACGGAAAGGACTCCGCCGCCCAGCAGGATCAGCTGGCGCAATGGCAACCCCACTATGGCATCGCATTGGCTCTGCTGCCGTCAGCACCGGCCCTCGCGGCCGGCGAACAGGAACAGCTGCAGCGCAACGGGCTCATTTCCCGGCAGAAGTTCGAGATCGTACTGGCGCCGCTTGATCCACTGCATCCCGATGGCCCCTGGCTGCGCCTGCATCTGCCAGGCGAGCCGTCGATGACCCTCTATCTCACCCTGATCGCCTATTCGGTGATGCTGGCCCTGTTCGGGCTGTGCCTGTACGCCTGGGTGCGCCTGCTCTGGCGCGATCTGGACGCGCTGCGCGTGCATGCCGACCGCATCGGCGCCGGCGATCTGCAGGCGCGCGCGCAGGTTTCGCCACGCTCGCAGATACGCGTCATCGTCGACCATTCCAACCGCATGGCCGCACGCGTGGCCGAACTGGTTCAGCGCCAGCGCGACCTCACCCACGCGATCTCGCATGAGCTGCGCACGCCCATCGCGCGCGTGGCCTTCGGCCTGGACCTGATGCAGGACAGCGACGATCACGAACGCCGTACACGGCTGGCACAGGGGCTGCACGGCGACCTGGCCGAACTCAACCGGCTGGTCAGCGAACTGCTGGCCTATGAGCGCCTGGAGCATCCCGGCGAGGGCGAGCCGATGCAGCGCATCGAAGCCAACGACTGGCTGCAGGCCTGCCTGGCCGATGCGCGCCGCGATGCCGAACGTGCCGGGGTGGTACTGCGCGTGCAGCCCAGTGCGTTGCCGCGGGTGGATGCCGAACCGCGGCTGCTGCAGCTGGCGCTGAGCAATCTGGTGGGCAATGCGCTGCGCCACGCGCGTTCGCAGGTGGAAGTGTCGCTGGTCGGTGTCGGCGGCCGCGCGTGCCTGCGCGTGGATGACGACGGCCCGGGCATCGCCGAGGCCGACCACGAAAAAGTGATGCGCCCGTTCACCCGCCTGGATGACAGCCGCAGCCGCGATACCGGCGGCTTCGGGCTGGGCCTGGCCATCGTCAGCCGCATTGCAGCCCGCCACAGTGGCGAGCTGCACATCAGCCGCGCCACGCTGGGTGGCGCGCGCCTGGAAATGCACTGGCCGCTGGCTGCCAGCTGA
- a CDS encoding ABC-F family ATP-binding cassette domain-containing protein, with amino-acid sequence MISLRNFALRRGERLLLSNVDLTLHAGYRVGVVGRNGAGKSSLFAAVKGELEADKGDVDLPGKVRIASVAQETPSLPDPALSFVLGGDTDVAAVLAEEAEATAREDWEAVANAHTKMAEMGAYDAEARAGKLLHGLGFPAETHHRAVSSFSGGWRVRLNLARALMMPSDLLLLDEPTNHLDLDAVYWLEQWLLKYPGTLLLISHDREFLDNVATHTLHLHGGGAKLYPGGYTDFERQRAEQLRQQQIAHEKEQAERAHLQSFIDRFKAQASKAAQAQSRMKRLAKLAGTEAVRAEREFRIEFAPPAKLPFSLIRLNHVEAGYGKDAVILHNVGFGLEAGQRIGLLGPNGAGKTTLVKTLVGELAPIVGERMAHPDLKIGYFAQHTVESLHEGQSPMEHFREIAPDAPNQSFRDFLGKWNFPGDRAFEPVDGFSGGERARLALALIAWQQPNVLLLDEPTNHLDLEMREALAEALATFEGAIVMVSHDRHLIGLVCDTYWRVADGVVEPFDGDLDAYAAWLRTRPQAQGTKARMEQVEEPVVVKTAPVAQVVQKKPVNPHKLAAAEAKVAELESALAELDRQLADPANYADATRMAVIGRDRETAAAQLEKAEAAWMELLES; translated from the coding sequence ATGATTTCCCTTCGTAATTTCGCCTTGCGCCGCGGCGAGCGGCTGCTGTTGTCCAATGTCGACCTGACCCTGCACGCCGGTTACCGGGTGGGTGTGGTCGGCCGCAACGGTGCTGGCAAGTCCAGCCTGTTCGCGGCGGTGAAGGGCGAGCTGGAGGCGGACAAGGGCGATGTCGATCTGCCCGGCAAGGTGCGCATCGCCAGCGTCGCCCAGGAAACCCCGTCGCTGCCCGACCCGGCGCTGAGCTTTGTGCTGGGCGGGGATACCGATGTGGCTGCGGTACTGGCTGAAGAGGCTGAAGCAACCGCGCGCGAAGACTGGGAGGCGGTGGCCAACGCGCACACGAAGATGGCCGAGATGGGGGCCTACGACGCCGAAGCGCGCGCCGGCAAGCTGCTGCACGGCCTCGGTTTCCCGGCCGAGACCCACCACCGCGCGGTGTCCTCGTTCTCCGGCGGCTGGCGCGTGCGCCTGAACCTGGCCCGCGCGTTGATGATGCCCAGTGACCTGCTGCTGCTGGACGAACCGACCAACCACCTGGACCTGGACGCGGTGTACTGGCTGGAGCAGTGGCTGCTGAAGTACCCCGGCACCCTGCTGTTGATCTCGCATGACCGCGAGTTTCTCGACAACGTGGCCACCCACACCCTGCACCTGCACGGCGGCGGCGCCAAGCTCTACCCGGGCGGTTATACCGATTTCGAGCGCCAGCGCGCCGAACAGCTGCGCCAGCAGCAGATCGCGCACGAGAAGGAACAGGCCGAGCGTGCCCACCTGCAGAGCTTCATCGACCGCTTCAAGGCGCAGGCCAGCAAGGCCGCGCAGGCGCAGAGCCGCATGAAGCGCCTGGCCAAGCTGGCCGGCACCGAAGCGGTGCGTGCCGAGCGCGAGTTCCGCATCGAGTTCGCGCCGCCGGCCAAGCTGCCGTTCTCGCTGATCCGCCTGAACCACGTCGAGGCCGGCTACGGCAAGGACGCGGTGATCCTGCACAACGTCGGCTTCGGCCTGGAAGCGGGCCAGCGCATCGGCCTGCTCGGCCCCAACGGTGCCGGTAAGACCACCCTGGTGAAGACCCTGGTGGGCGAGCTGGCGCCGATCGTCGGCGAGCGCATGGCGCACCCTGACCTGAAGATCGGCTACTTCGCCCAGCACACGGTGGAGTCGCTGCACGAAGGCCAGTCGCCGATGGAGCACTTCCGCGAGATCGCCCCGGACGCACCGAACCAGTCGTTCCGCGACTTCCTCGGCAAGTGGAACTTCCCGGGTGACCGCGCGTTCGAGCCGGTCGATGGCTTCTCCGGTGGCGAGCGCGCACGCCTGGCGCTGGCGCTGATCGCCTGGCAGCAGCCGAACGTGCTGCTGCTGGACGAACCGACCAACCACCTTGACCTGGAAATGCGCGAAGCGCTGGCCGAAGCACTGGCCACCTTCGAAGGCGCGATCGTGATGGTCTCGCATGACCGCCATCTGATCGGCCTGGTCTGCGATACCTACTGGCGCGTGGCCGATGGCGTGGTCGAGCCGTTCGACGGCGACCTCGACGCCTACGCGGCCTGGCTGCGCACCCGTCCGCAGGCGCAGGGCACCAAGGCGCGCATGGAACAGGTGGAAGAGCCGGTGGTGGTTAAGACCGCGCCGGTGGCTCAGGTGGTGCAGAAGAAGCCGGTGAACCCGCACAAGCTGGCCGCCGCCGAAGCCAAGGTGGCCGAGCTGGAAAGCGCCCTGGCCGAGCTGGACCGCCAGCTGGCCGACCCGGCCAACTACGCCGATGCCACCCGCATGGCGGTGATCGGCCGTGACCGCGAAACCGCTGCCGCCCAGCTGGAAAAAGCCGAGGCAGCGTGGATGGAGCTGCTGGAGTCCTGA